The following coding sequences lie in one Xyrauchen texanus isolate HMW12.3.18 chromosome 25, RBS_HiC_50CHRs, whole genome shotgun sequence genomic window:
- the dpm1 gene encoding dolichol-phosphate mannosyltransferase subunit 1, whose translation MASRRGNAKTREQSDKYSVLLPTYNERENLPLIIWLLVKYFGESGYNYEIIVIDDGSPDGTLQIAEQLQKIYGADKILLRPRAQKLGLGTAYIHGIKHATGNFVIIMDADLSHHPKFIPQFIKKQKEGGYDLVSGTRYSGDGGVYGWDLRRKLISRGANFITQVLLRPGASDLTGSFRLYKKEVLEKLVEQCVSKGYVFQMEMIVRARQLGYTIGEVPISFVDRVYGESKLGGNEIVSFLKGLLTLFATT comes from the exons ATGGCGAGCCGGAGAGGTAATGCGAAGACTCGGGAACAGTCTGACAAATATTCTGTGTTGCTTCCAACCTACAATGAACGAGAAAACCTACCATTGATTATATGGTTGCTGGTTAAATACTTTGGCGAGAG TGGCTACAACTATGAGATCATTGTCATTGATGATGGCAGTCCAGACGGAACACTACAGATCGCCGAGCAGCTGCAGAAGATCTACGGAGCTGACAAAATT ctcttGAGACCGAGAGCACAAAAACTTGGTTTGG GAACAGCGTACATCCACGGAATTAAGCATGCTACAGGAAACTTTGTTATCATTATGGATGCAGATCTCTCACATCAT CCCAAGTTTATCCCACAATTCATCAA AAAACAGAAAGAGGGTGGATATGACCTGGTGTCTGGCACAAGGTACAGTGGAGATGGTGGTGTGTATGGATGGGATCTGCGTAGGAAGCTAATCAG TCGAGGAGCAAACTTTATCACACAAGTGCTACTCAGACCTGGAGCATCTGATCTCACAGGAAGTTTTAG GCTCTATAAAAAGGAAGTTCTTGAAAAGCTGGTAGAGCAGTGTGTGTCAAAAGGCTATGTTTTCCAGATGGAGATGATTGTCCGTGCTAGACAACTGGGCTATACAATTGGGGAG gTTCCTATTTCATTTGTGGACCGTGTTTATGGGGAATCCAAATTGGGAGGGAACGAAATTGTCTCCTTCCTGAAAGGATTGCTCACTCTTTTTGCCACAACATGA